One Tomitella gaofuii DNA segment encodes these proteins:
- a CDS encoding putative sulfate exporter family transporter, producing MLIGQFTPTVSPLLIAIVLGAVLANVVPLPQRIEPGLTFSAKRLLRVGVALLGLQLVVGDILDLGWGVIGLIVAVVGLGIVFGMWAGKLLGLTWTQRLLIACGFSICGAAAVAAADGVVDAEEEETITAIALVVIFGTLMILAIPLLTDLTGITDEQGGLWAGASIHEVAQVVAAGGAIGGGALAVAVVVKLGRVLMLAPVLTAIGLMRRRADRAQAASVDTGTGAGAEAGDGAAEGAPAAVKRPPLVPLFVVMFIVFVAISSTGILPDPVLSVGKTVETALLTAAMFALGTGVRVATMKKVGPKPFVLALVQTVFVAALALGGVLILT from the coding sequence ATGCTCATCGGTCAGTTCACCCCCACAGTGAGCCCCCTGCTCATCGCCATCGTGCTGGGGGCGGTGCTCGCCAACGTCGTCCCGCTGCCGCAACGCATCGAGCCGGGGCTGACCTTCTCGGCCAAGCGGCTGCTGCGCGTCGGCGTCGCCCTGCTGGGGCTGCAACTGGTGGTCGGCGACATCCTCGACCTGGGCTGGGGAGTCATCGGGCTCATCGTGGCGGTCGTCGGCCTGGGCATCGTCTTCGGCATGTGGGCGGGAAAGCTGCTGGGCCTCACTTGGACCCAGCGCCTGCTCATCGCCTGCGGGTTCTCGATCTGCGGTGCCGCCGCGGTGGCCGCCGCCGACGGCGTGGTGGATGCGGAGGAAGAGGAGACGATCACCGCCATCGCGCTCGTCGTCATCTTCGGCACACTCATGATCCTGGCGATCCCGCTGCTCACCGACCTGACCGGGATCACCGACGAGCAGGGCGGCCTGTGGGCGGGCGCGTCGATCCACGAGGTGGCCCAGGTGGTGGCGGCCGGTGGGGCGATCGGCGGCGGCGCGCTGGCCGTGGCGGTCGTCGTCAAGCTGGGGCGCGTGCTCATGCTGGCCCCGGTGCTCACCGCCATCGGGCTCATGCGCCGACGGGCCGACAGGGCGCAGGCCGCCTCCGTGGATACGGGCACAGGTGCCGGCGCGGAGGCCGGGGACGGGGCTGCCGAGGGTGCGCCCGCCGCGGTGAAGCGTCCGCCGCTGGTGCCGCTGTTCGTCGTCATGTTCATCGTGTTCGTGGCGATCAGCTCGACGGGGATCCTGCCCGACCCGGTGCTCTCGGTGGGCAAGACCGTCGAGACAGCGCTGCTCACGGCCGCGATGTTCGCGCTGGGCACCGGCGTGCGGGTGGCGACGATGAAGAAGGTGGGGCCCAAGCCGTTCGTCCTCGCCCTGGTGCAGACGGTGTTCGTCGCGGCCCTGGCGCTCGGCGGGGTGCTCATCCTGACGTGA
- a CDS encoding NTF2-like N-terminal transpeptidase domain-containing protein, protein MRRTSTVGTRGSRRRALAVLAVAAALVAGLVACADTPSSAENIVRQFTASMNSRNAASAANLTDNPAAARPVIEQMLADLPAEDIDYSIEQVATTGGRSGNVSLEAKWDFGDGRTWRYTTDGQLTQLSIGWRIVWSPSLMVPNLGVGQTVHLNRTDAAPPTVLDAAGAPYMQEQNVHEVRLDPAQVRDPAETARRLAAALAPVAPLVTDASLTSKLADAQGKTVDVVALRDGDYAVLKSTLDSIPGVVVAEEPQLVLVNRLASSPVTSAIAARWQASRDATAGWEVTINDPDGTRHRVAGEQGPPPPDLATSVDPHVQIAARNGVVGVAPPAALVAFRPSTGQLVAVAQNNQAQQEEGIVALEQADEPGVIFQAFLDAAGVDQNDEDAVTKAARQLGIGVDIPVPGLEVSTGNAGDDGVTATTYGMAVAAATISVGALPHPVLFAGDAGAPQGDPPALPGELRDKYRTLMHESVQTGALTSLRRHEGLDALTGQVVSTKPNPPSWLIGIKGDLAFAVYVASTDGASNAVIVADQFLRWLERPPSE, encoded by the coding sequence GTGAGGAGGACATCGACGGTGGGAACCCGGGGGAGCAGGCGCCGCGCACTCGCGGTACTGGCGGTGGCGGCGGCGCTGGTGGCGGGCCTCGTCGCGTGTGCGGACACCCCGTCGTCGGCGGAGAACATCGTCCGGCAGTTCACTGCGTCGATGAACAGCCGCAATGCGGCGTCGGCCGCCAATCTCACCGACAACCCCGCGGCCGCGCGCCCGGTGATCGAGCAGATGCTCGCCGACCTTCCGGCCGAGGACATCGACTATTCGATCGAACAGGTGGCGACCACCGGCGGCCGGTCCGGCAACGTCAGCCTCGAGGCCAAGTGGGACTTCGGCGACGGCCGGACCTGGCGGTACACCACCGACGGGCAGCTCACCCAGCTCTCGATCGGCTGGCGGATCGTGTGGTCGCCGAGCCTGATGGTGCCCAATCTGGGTGTGGGCCAGACGGTGCACCTGAACCGCACCGACGCCGCGCCGCCCACGGTGCTCGACGCCGCGGGTGCGCCCTACATGCAGGAACAGAACGTGCACGAGGTGCGCCTCGACCCGGCGCAGGTGCGCGATCCGGCGGAGACCGCCCGGCGGCTCGCCGCGGCGCTCGCCCCGGTGGCGCCGCTGGTCACCGACGCCTCGCTCACCTCCAAGCTCGCGGACGCGCAGGGCAAGACGGTGGACGTGGTGGCGCTGCGCGACGGCGACTACGCGGTGCTCAAGAGCACCCTGGACTCGATCCCGGGCGTCGTGGTGGCGGAGGAACCGCAGCTGGTGCTGGTCAACAGGCTGGCCTCCTCGCCGGTCACCTCGGCGATCGCCGCGCGGTGGCAGGCCAGCCGCGACGCCACCGCGGGGTGGGAAGTCACCATCAACGACCCGGACGGCACCCGCCACCGCGTCGCCGGGGAGCAGGGGCCCCCGCCGCCGGACCTGGCCACCTCCGTGGACCCGCACGTGCAGATCGCCGCGCGCAACGGGGTGGTGGGGGTGGCCCCGCCCGCGGCGCTCGTGGCGTTCCGGCCGTCCACCGGACAGTTGGTGGCCGTGGCGCAGAACAACCAGGCGCAGCAGGAGGAGGGCATCGTCGCGCTCGAACAGGCCGATGAGCCGGGCGTGATCTTCCAGGCGTTCCTCGACGCCGCGGGGGTGGACCAGAACGACGAGGACGCGGTCACGAAGGCGGCGCGCCAGCTCGGCATCGGCGTCGACATTCCGGTGCCCGGGCTCGAGGTGAGCACCGGGAACGCGGGCGACGACGGCGTCACCGCCACCACGTACGGCATGGCGGTGGCGGCCGCGACCATCTCGGTGGGCGCGCTGCCGCACCCGGTGCTGTTCGCCGGCGACGCGGGCGCCCCGCAGGGCGACCCGCCGGCGCTGCCCGGCGAACTGCGCGACAAGTACCGCACCTTGATGCACGAATCGGTGCAGACGGGCGCGCTGACCTCGCTCCGGCGCCATGAGGGGCTCGACGCGCTGACCGGTCAGGTCGTCAGCACCAAGCCCAACCCGCCCAGCTGGCTCATCGGCATCAAGGGCGACCTGGCGTTCGCCGTCTACGTGGCGTCCACCGACGGCGCCTCCAACGCGGTGATCGTGGCCGACCAGTTCCTTCGGTGGTTGGAGCGGCCGCCGTCGGAGTAG
- a CDS encoding YceI family protein, whose amino-acid sequence MTTSVRDAGLTAGTWNLDPVHSSIGFSVRHMMVSKVRGNFDEFTGQITISDEGEATVVADINVGSINTGNDQRDAHVRSADYFEVETHPVATFRSTGIRAKGDAHVLTGEFTLRGVTKPIEMDLELTGVNPGTGDGPIAGFEASTVLNRKDFGITLDMPLDGGGAAVGDKITISIDAQARLAA is encoded by the coding sequence ATGACGACATCCGTTCGCGACGCGGGACTGACCGCCGGCACCTGGAACCTCGACCCCGTCCACTCCAGCATCGGATTCAGTGTGCGGCACATGATGGTAAGCAAGGTGCGCGGGAACTTCGACGAGTTCACCGGCCAGATCACCATCAGCGACGAGGGCGAGGCCACCGTGGTGGCCGACATCAACGTCGGCTCCATCAACACCGGCAACGACCAGCGCGACGCGCACGTGCGCTCGGCCGACTACTTCGAGGTCGAGACCCACCCCGTCGCCACCTTCCGCTCCACCGGCATCCGCGCCAAGGGCGACGCGCACGTGCTCACCGGCGAGTTCACGCTCCGTGGCGTCACCAAGCCCATCGAGATGGACCTGGAGCTCACCGGCGTCAACCCGGGCACCGGCGACGGCCCCATCGCAGGTTTCGAGGCGTCGACCGTCCTCAACCGCAAGGACTTCGGCATCACGCTCGACATGCCGCTCGACGGCGGCGGCGCGGCCGTGGGCGACAAGATCACCATCAGCATCGACGCCCAGGCCCGGCTGGCCGCCTGA
- a CDS encoding peptide MFS transporter: MSTAPSPPPPEADRSDRAFFGQPLALTNLFGVEMWERFSFYGMQGILLIYLYYQTTDGGLGISEHTATGIVGAYGGMVYISTIVGGWIADRVLGSERTLFYSAILVMGGHIALSVLPGLLGVGVGLVLVAFGSGGVKATATSLVGDLYDEHDERRDAGFSLFYMGINIGGLVGPLLTGLLRDNAGFHWGFGLAAIGMALGLIQYTVFRRNLHGVGARPSDPLSRNQRLAYAGGTVAVIVIVAVLSLTGVITADRLSDIVVGIATAATLLYFLVILASRQVTRVERRRVIAFMPMFLASVVFWSLFQQIFTVLTIYSDKRLDRNLFGWEFPVSWVQSIEPVWVVVGAGAFAAMWTKMGDRQPATPIKFAMGTGGMGVAFLLFLLMPAGQNTAPVWGLVLILGIFAASELMLSPVGLSLATKLAPRAFHTQMVALFFLSVALGTALSGTLARYYDEDNEAPYFATLGLVAVAVGVVLAVASPWIKKLMSGVK, from the coding sequence ATGAGTACCGCGCCCTCGCCCCCGCCCCCGGAGGCCGACCGCTCCGACCGCGCCTTCTTCGGACAGCCGCTGGCGCTGACCAACCTGTTCGGCGTCGAGATGTGGGAACGGTTCTCCTTCTACGGCATGCAGGGGATCCTGCTGATCTACCTGTACTACCAGACCACCGACGGCGGGCTGGGGATCTCGGAGCACACGGCCACCGGCATCGTCGGCGCCTACGGCGGCATGGTCTACATCTCCACGATCGTCGGCGGATGGATCGCGGACCGGGTGCTGGGCTCCGAGCGCACGCTGTTCTACAGCGCCATCCTGGTCATGGGCGGGCACATCGCCCTGTCGGTGCTGCCGGGCCTGCTCGGGGTGGGCGTCGGCCTGGTGCTGGTGGCGTTCGGCAGCGGCGGCGTCAAGGCCACGGCCACCTCCCTCGTCGGCGACCTCTACGACGAGCACGACGAGCGACGCGACGCCGGGTTCTCGCTGTTCTACATGGGCATCAACATCGGCGGACTCGTCGGCCCGCTGCTCACCGGGCTGCTGCGCGACAATGCCGGCTTCCACTGGGGCTTCGGGCTCGCGGCCATCGGCATGGCGCTGGGACTGATCCAGTACACGGTGTTCCGACGCAACCTGCACGGCGTCGGTGCCCGGCCCAGCGACCCGCTCAGCCGCAATCAGCGCCTCGCCTATGCGGGCGGCACCGTCGCCGTCATCGTGATCGTCGCCGTCCTGTCCCTCACCGGAGTCATCACCGCCGACAGGCTCTCGGACATCGTCGTCGGCATCGCCACCGCGGCCACGCTCCTGTACTTCCTCGTCATCCTCGCCAGCCGCCAGGTCACCCGTGTAGAGCGCCGGCGCGTGATCGCGTTCATGCCGATGTTCCTCGCCTCGGTCGTGTTCTGGTCGCTGTTCCAGCAGATCTTCACGGTGCTGACGATCTACAGCGACAAGCGGCTCGACCGCAACCTGTTCGGCTGGGAGTTCCCCGTGTCATGGGTGCAGTCCATCGAACCGGTGTGGGTGGTCGTCGGCGCCGGCGCCTTCGCCGCGATGTGGACGAAGATGGGCGACCGGCAGCCCGCCACACCCATCAAGTTCGCGATGGGCACCGGCGGCATGGGCGTCGCGTTCCTGCTGTTCCTGCTCATGCCGGCGGGACAGAACACCGCGCCGGTGTGGGGGCTCGTGCTCATCCTCGGCATCTTCGCGGCCTCCGAGCTCATGCTCTCCCCCGTCGGCCTGTCGTTGGCGACCAAGCTCGCACCCCGGGCATTCCACACGCAGATGGTGGCGCTGTTCTTCCTCTCGGTGGCGCTCGGCACCGCACTGTCCGGCACTCTGGCCCGCTACTACGACGAGGACAACGAGGCGCCGTACTTCGCCACGCTGGGGCTCGTCGCTGTGGCCGTCGGCGTGGTGCTGGCGGTCGCTTCGCCGTGGATCAAAAAGCTCATGAGCGGGGTGAAGTAG
- a CDS encoding adenylate/guanylate cyclase domain-containing protein produces the protein MQMQALQVRELVRRPVLAYAAKLMLAHLIGGVVVFLLVLEVLPLPTGVTPLRLDRANAVVFFIFMPIAAVMLLGGGLIAGRPILAWTARGGPPTPRERRATLRQPMRQLAVQVATWAVGLVVFLATNLQGGTQLVTLVTVTITMGATTACAIAYVMGERELRGLVALAAASDPGATWRTSGVKTRVMVIWALSSAMPVFGIVLLAFPDAVGLSDRQTGSIGSAVFALGVLAIAVGGVGMLYVVRSIADPVRQVSDAMREVENGSTHARVSVYDGSEIGKLQAGFNRMVAGLAERELVRDLLNKHVGEDVARHAVEQGTALGGEIDDVAVLFTDIIGSTGLATVHHPDEVVGMLNEFFRVAVDVVDRNGGFINKFEGDAALAIFGTPEHLGDPAGAALRAARELRTEIMRLGIADAGIGVSSGPVVAGYVGASNRYEYTVIGDPVNEAARLTDLAKKRPGRVLASQRTIDAAGPSEQSHWRLRERVLLRGRGARTRLATPRRSSYPPDLVGLQVR, from the coding sequence ATGCAAATGCAAGCATTGCAGGTCCGCGAGCTGGTGCGCCGGCCGGTCCTGGCCTACGCGGCCAAGCTCATGCTTGCACACCTCATCGGCGGCGTCGTGGTGTTCCTCCTGGTGCTGGAGGTGCTGCCGCTGCCCACCGGTGTCACCCCACTGCGCCTCGACCGCGCCAACGCCGTCGTCTTCTTCATCTTCATGCCCATCGCGGCGGTGATGCTCCTCGGTGGCGGGCTCATCGCGGGCCGGCCCATCCTGGCGTGGACGGCCCGCGGCGGGCCGCCCACGCCGCGCGAACGGCGCGCCACCCTGCGACAGCCGATGCGCCAACTGGCCGTGCAGGTGGCCACCTGGGCCGTCGGCCTCGTCGTCTTCCTGGCCACCAACCTCCAGGGCGGCACGCAGCTGGTCACACTGGTGACCGTCACGATCACGATGGGCGCCACCACGGCGTGCGCCATCGCCTACGTGATGGGCGAGCGGGAACTGCGCGGGCTGGTCGCCCTGGCCGCTGCATCCGACCCGGGCGCGACCTGGCGGACGTCCGGCGTCAAGACCCGCGTGATGGTGATCTGGGCTCTCAGCTCCGCGATGCCGGTGTTCGGCATCGTACTGCTCGCATTCCCCGATGCCGTCGGCCTGAGCGACCGGCAGACGGGCTCCATCGGCTCGGCGGTGTTCGCGTTGGGGGTCCTCGCCATCGCGGTCGGCGGCGTGGGCATGCTCTACGTCGTGCGCTCCATCGCCGATCCGGTCCGGCAGGTCAGCGATGCGATGCGCGAGGTCGAGAACGGGTCCACCCATGCGCGGGTGAGCGTGTACGACGGCTCGGAGATCGGCAAGCTGCAGGCCGGCTTCAACCGCATGGTGGCCGGGCTGGCCGAGCGCGAACTGGTGCGCGACCTGCTGAACAAGCATGTCGGCGAGGACGTCGCACGGCACGCCGTGGAGCAGGGCACCGCACTGGGCGGCGAGATCGACGACGTGGCCGTGTTGTTCACCGACATCATCGGCTCCACCGGGCTGGCCACCGTCCACCACCCCGACGAGGTCGTCGGCATGCTCAACGAGTTCTTCCGCGTGGCCGTCGACGTGGTGGACCGCAACGGCGGGTTCATCAACAAGTTCGAGGGCGACGCGGCGCTCGCGATCTTCGGCACCCCCGAGCACCTGGGCGACCCGGCCGGGGCGGCCCTGCGCGCCGCCCGCGAGCTGCGCACCGAGATCATGCGGCTCGGCATCGCCGACGCGGGCATCGGCGTGTCCTCCGGCCCCGTCGTGGCCGGGTACGTGGGGGCGTCGAACCGCTACGAGTACACGGTGATCGGCGACCCGGTCAACGAAGCGGCCCGGCTCACCGACCTGGCGAAGAAGCGCCCGGGCCGGGTGCTCGCGTCGCAGCGCACCATCGACGCCGCGGGCCCGTCGGAACAGTCGCACTGGCGCCTGCGCGAACGGGTGCTCCTGCGCGGGCGCGGGGCCCGCACCCGGCTGGCGACGCCGCGGCGCTCGTCGTACCCGCCGGACCTCGTCGGGCTGCAGGTGCGGTAG
- a CDS encoding carotenoid oxygenase family protein, with protein MTAFDELPAPVDPATNPHLRGVFEPQRAEIDAVELEVQGELPTTLRGSYLRNGPNMRFDPIGSYLYPIDGDAMVHRIELDGGRARYRNAFVRTPALVAEEAAGRALWPGIMTPYRPGPELVGDDLAYSDRDLPDINVVRHGGRLLALAESAPPFRLDPADLRTVCKETFDGAVPAGLTAHPKVDPATGEMFSFCYSLEAPYLTWTAIGRDGVPTRPVTTVDGLDAPVMIHDMALTATYLVVPVCPLVFDISAAMAGGSVLQWHPEAGARIALIPRDGSPVRWCADEAFWMWHTANAYDAGDGTVVLDYVQWDHPGIVVGAQEPAASALVRAVLDPATGRMTRTEVAGGTMEFPRIDDRLIGRPHRQVATVGESDGSDLVGGDADLLRWYDLDTGAGVTWGDAALSFGEPVHLPADDGAHYWGCIVTDRSDRTSWFHVFDGEEPAAGPRARVRLPHRVPAGLHGAWLPGE; from the coding sequence ATGACCGCATTCGACGAGTTGCCCGCCCCGGTGGACCCGGCCACGAACCCGCACCTGCGGGGGGTTTTCGAGCCGCAGCGCGCCGAGATCGACGCCGTGGAGCTCGAGGTGCAGGGCGAGCTGCCCACCACGCTGCGCGGCAGCTACCTGCGCAACGGCCCCAACATGCGCTTCGACCCCATCGGGTCGTACTTGTACCCGATCGACGGCGACGCCATGGTGCACCGCATCGAGCTCGACGGCGGACGCGCGCGGTACCGCAACGCCTTCGTCCGCACCCCGGCGCTGGTCGCGGAGGAGGCGGCGGGGCGTGCACTGTGGCCGGGGATCATGACGCCCTACCGGCCGGGCCCGGAGCTGGTCGGCGACGACCTGGCCTACAGCGACCGCGACCTGCCGGACATCAACGTCGTCCGGCACGGCGGGCGGCTGCTGGCTCTCGCCGAATCGGCCCCGCCGTTCCGCCTCGACCCGGCAGACCTGCGCACGGTGTGCAAGGAGACCTTCGACGGCGCCGTGCCGGCCGGGCTCACCGCGCACCCCAAGGTGGATCCGGCGACGGGGGAGATGTTCTCGTTCTGCTACTCGCTCGAGGCGCCGTACCTCACGTGGACGGCCATCGGACGGGACGGCGTGCCCACGCGACCGGTGACGACGGTGGACGGCCTCGACGCACCCGTGATGATCCACGACATGGCGCTCACCGCGACGTATCTGGTGGTGCCGGTATGCCCGCTGGTGTTCGACATCTCCGCGGCCATGGCGGGCGGGTCGGTGCTGCAGTGGCATCCGGAGGCGGGGGCGCGGATCGCGCTCATCCCCCGCGACGGCTCGCCGGTGCGCTGGTGCGCCGACGAGGCGTTCTGGATGTGGCACACCGCGAACGCCTACGACGCCGGTGACGGCACGGTGGTGCTTGACTACGTCCAGTGGGACCACCCGGGGATCGTGGTCGGAGCGCAGGAACCGGCCGCCAGCGCCCTGGTGCGGGCGGTGCTGGACCCGGCGACGGGGCGGATGACGCGCACCGAGGTGGCCGGCGGGACCATGGAGTTCCCGCGCATCGACGACCGCCTCATCGGGCGTCCCCACCGTCAGGTGGCGACGGTGGGCGAGAGCGACGGATCGGACCTCGTCGGCGGCGACGCGGACCTGCTCCGGTGGTACGACCTCGACACGGGTGCGGGCGTCACGTGGGGCGACGCTGCGCTGTCGTTCGGCGAACCCGTGCACCTGCCCGCCGACGATGGGGCGCACTACTGGGGCTGCATCGTCACCGATCGCAGTGACCGGACCAGCTGGTTCCACGTGTTCGACGGCGAGGAGCCGGCCGCGGGCCCGCGCGCCCGGGTGCGGCTGCCGCACCGGGTGCCGGCGGGGCTGCACGGGGCCTGGCTGCCAGGGGAGTGA
- a CDS encoding LysR substrate-binding domain-containing protein has translation MTKEWPDLTVLELLVGIDDLGSLGASARRIGMAQPNATRRLRGLERRLGLPLLDRQPRGSRLTPQGTVIAHWARELLADAERLLDAASALRGERESELGIGASMTVAEHLVPSWLGAFREQHPDVRVHLRVQNSTEVAAAVLAGGHDVGFIESPHVAKGLHATVVGQDRLTVIVHPDHPWARLRRPLTVTELAAAPLVVREAGSGTRTTLDVALADFPRPAPLLELGSSAAVRTSVLAGVGPAVLSTLATAPWIASGMLHEVQVQDLDLRRTLRAVWRAPRTLGGPAGDLVNQARRSRLPHYLPEH, from the coding sequence ATGACGAAGGAGTGGCCCGACCTCACGGTGCTCGAGCTGCTCGTCGGCATCGACGACCTCGGCAGCCTGGGCGCCTCGGCCCGTCGCATCGGGATGGCCCAGCCCAATGCCACCCGCCGGCTCCGCGGGCTCGAGCGCAGGCTGGGGCTGCCCCTGCTGGACCGGCAACCCCGCGGTTCCCGCCTCACGCCGCAGGGCACAGTGATCGCGCACTGGGCCCGGGAGCTGCTGGCCGACGCGGAGCGTCTGCTCGACGCCGCATCCGCGCTGCGCGGCGAGCGCGAATCGGAGTTGGGCATCGGCGCGTCGATGACCGTCGCCGAACACCTCGTCCCGTCGTGGCTGGGCGCGTTCCGCGAGCAGCACCCCGACGTGCGCGTACACCTGCGCGTGCAGAACTCCACGGAGGTGGCGGCCGCGGTCCTCGCGGGCGGGCACGACGTGGGCTTCATCGAGTCCCCGCACGTCGCCAAGGGCCTGCACGCGACGGTGGTCGGCCAGGACCGGCTCACCGTGATCGTGCACCCGGATCACCCGTGGGCCCGGCTGCGCCGCCCGCTCACGGTCACCGAGCTGGCCGCGGCCCCGCTGGTGGTGCGCGAGGCCGGTTCGGGCACGCGCACCACGCTGGACGTCGCCCTCGCGGACTTCCCGCGGCCGGCCCCGCTGCTCGAGCTGGGCAGCAGCGCGGCCGTGCGCACCAGCGTGCTCGCGGGCGTGGGCCCCGCGGTCCTGTCGACCCTGGCCACTGCGCCGTGGATCGCCAGCGGCATGCTGCACGAGGTCCAGGTGCAGGACCTGGATCTGCGCAGGACGTTGCGCGCGGTGTGGCGCGCGCCGCGCACCCTGGGCGGCCCCGCCGGCGACTTGGTCAATCAGGCCCGGCGGTCACGGCTGCCGCACTACCTGCCCGAACACTGA
- a CDS encoding TIGR03619 family F420-dependent LLM class oxidoreductase yields MRFTFADAMTDPQYYVPLAQAAEDAGYHSFAVADSICYPEVSDSTYPYTPDGSREFLENKPFIEAFILITAMAQATERIRFVPFVLKLPVRPPVLVAKQAASIAALYDNRLSLGVGLSPWPEDFDVMGVPFPKRGKRMNEAMQIIRGLTSGGYFEHHGEIYDLQSIKINPVPTKPVPMLVGGHSDAALRRAVRLGDGWMHAGGKTDELDEILTRLAAVRKAEGKEDDPFEIHVASIDAFSVDGVKRLEDKGVTDVTVGFRMPYQMEQDTQPLEEKITALRKFSDKVIARCG; encoded by the coding sequence GTGCGATTCACCTTTGCCGATGCCATGACGGACCCTCAGTACTACGTGCCCTTGGCGCAGGCCGCCGAGGACGCGGGCTACCACTCGTTCGCCGTGGCGGACAGCATCTGCTACCCCGAGGTCTCCGACTCCACCTACCCGTACACCCCGGACGGCAGCCGCGAGTTCCTGGAGAACAAGCCGTTCATCGAGGCGTTCATCCTCATCACGGCGATGGCGCAGGCCACCGAGCGGATCCGCTTCGTCCCGTTCGTGCTCAAGCTGCCGGTGCGTCCGCCCGTGCTCGTCGCCAAGCAGGCCGCGTCCATCGCCGCGCTCTACGACAACCGCTTGAGCCTGGGCGTGGGTCTGAGCCCCTGGCCGGAGGACTTCGACGTGATGGGGGTGCCGTTCCCCAAGCGCGGCAAGCGGATGAACGAGGCCATGCAGATCATCCGCGGGCTGACCTCCGGCGGGTACTTCGAGCACCACGGCGAGATCTACGACCTGCAGTCGATCAAGATCAACCCGGTGCCCACCAAGCCGGTCCCCATGCTGGTCGGCGGCCACAGCGACGCCGCGCTGCGCCGGGCCGTCCGCCTGGGTGACGGATGGATGCACGCCGGCGGCAAGACCGACGAGCTCGACGAGATCCTCACCCGCCTGGCCGCGGTGCGCAAGGCGGAGGGCAAGGAGGACGATCCGTTCGAGATCCACGTGGCGTCCATCGACGCGTTCTCCGTGGACGGGGTCAAGCGTCTCGAAGACAAGGGCGTGACCGATGTGACGGTCGGGTTCCGCATGCCGTACCAGATGGAGCAGGACACCCAGCCGCTGGAGGAGAAGATCACCGCGCTACGGAAGTTCTCCGACAAGGTCATCGCCCGGTGCGGCTGA
- a CDS encoding DUF3054 domain-containing protein, which translates to MSDNGARTGTATPDGKAPWGAVVTPAVVAVAAVTDAWLVILFAAIGRQSHDEANGVVGALSTAWPFLVGLAVGWVVVYALSRRGGRTVRPQRAWPAGVTVWVATVLCGMLLRAVTGEGTAFAFVIVATLFNLLTLVGWRLLAQLVAARRR; encoded by the coding sequence GTGAGCGATAACGGAGCACGCACCGGTACTGCGACGCCCGACGGCAAGGCCCCGTGGGGCGCCGTCGTCACCCCCGCGGTCGTCGCAGTCGCCGCCGTGACCGACGCGTGGCTCGTGATCCTGTTCGCCGCGATCGGGCGGCAGTCGCACGACGAGGCGAACGGCGTCGTCGGCGCGCTGTCCACCGCGTGGCCGTTCCTCGTCGGCCTCGCCGTCGGCTGGGTTGTGGTGTACGCCCTGTCCCGCCGCGGCGGACGCACCGTGCGCCCCCAGCGCGCCTGGCCCGCCGGCGTCACCGTGTGGGTCGCGACGGTCCTGTGCGGAATGCTGCTGCGCGCGGTCACCGGAGAGGGCACCGCGTTCGCCTTCGTCATCGTGGCGACCCTGTTCAACCTGCTCACACTGGTGGGCTGGCGGCTGCTGGCGCAGCTCGTCGCGGCGCGCCGACGGTGA